A stretch of Streptomyces vietnamensis DNA encodes these proteins:
- a CDS encoding cytosine permease produces the protein MNTHRTSAEEQDSPAGSSAGSPADASAGRELDPEYEHSPVPAHSRKSLLTVSAVWFGFPMILTNAVPGGVVVALLGFWRGLAAIAVANLVMLLYVGILSHRAGTSGESFSLQATRTFGRTGYIVASAFLATIVVGWFAFNTGATGATLHQAFGWHEQLVALLAGLGFIALTYLGIKALSWLGAVAAPLFLIAGITALVIVAKDHDLGAVFSYEGVGGGASLTFGAAVSMIMATFADSGTMTADFTRWSKNGRQAVLATVSAFPVASVIAQVTGGLVVAAGAVAMPATAGGDFLPILTGQGSSLLDVLAAVFVFVNLGSVCSHCLYNGALGWSHLTGRTMRLMTVVLGVVGTVAALAGVWNHFLDWLVILSVFVPPLGGVLIADQFFARGGRGAMDRRPTVTVRPTAFLAWAVGAAGAGLAHWFAPQLSDAVTGLVVAIVAYAVLERVVSRPSEAVGAAGATAG, from the coding sequence ATGAACACACACCGCACCTCGGCGGAGGAGCAGGACTCCCCCGCGGGCTCCTCCGCGGGCTCCCCTGCGGACGCCTCCGCGGGACGGGAACTCGACCCCGAGTACGAGCACAGCCCCGTCCCGGCGCACAGCCGCAAGTCGCTCCTGACGGTCTCGGCCGTCTGGTTCGGATTCCCCATGATCCTGACCAACGCCGTCCCCGGCGGCGTGGTCGTCGCCCTCCTCGGCTTCTGGCGAGGGCTCGCCGCCATCGCGGTCGCCAACCTCGTCATGCTCCTGTACGTGGGGATCCTCAGCCACCGCGCGGGCACCAGCGGCGAGAGCTTCTCGCTCCAGGCGACGCGCACCTTCGGCCGCACCGGCTACATCGTCGCCTCCGCGTTCCTCGCGACCATCGTGGTCGGCTGGTTCGCGTTCAACACCGGCGCCACCGGCGCCACCCTGCACCAGGCCTTCGGCTGGCACGAGCAGCTCGTGGCGCTCCTGGCCGGTCTGGGCTTCATAGCCCTGACCTACCTCGGCATCAAGGCCTTGTCCTGGCTGGGCGCGGTCGCCGCCCCGCTCTTCCTGATCGCGGGCATCACCGCGCTCGTGATCGTCGCCAAGGACCACGACCTGGGCGCCGTCTTCTCGTACGAGGGGGTGGGCGGCGGCGCCTCCCTCACCTTCGGCGCGGCGGTCTCCATGATCATGGCGACCTTCGCCGACTCCGGCACGATGACGGCCGACTTCACCCGCTGGTCGAAGAACGGCCGGCAGGCCGTCCTCGCCACGGTCAGCGCCTTCCCGGTGGCCAGCGTGATCGCACAGGTCACGGGTGGCCTGGTGGTCGCGGCGGGCGCGGTCGCCATGCCGGCCACGGCCGGCGGCGACTTCCTGCCGATCCTCACCGGTCAGGGCTCGTCGCTCCTCGACGTGCTCGCGGCGGTCTTCGTCTTCGTCAACCTCGGCTCCGTGTGCAGCCACTGCCTCTACAACGGCGCCCTGGGCTGGTCCCATCTGACGGGCCGGACGATGCGGCTGATGACGGTCGTCCTGGGTGTCGTCGGCACCGTCGCCGCGCTGGCCGGGGTGTGGAACCACTTCCTGGACTGGCTGGTCATCCTGAGCGTCTTCGTCCCGCCGCTGGGCGGCGTCCTGATCGCCGACCAGTTCTTCGCCCGCGGCGGACGCGGCGCGATGGACCGCCGTCCGACCGTGACGGTACGGCCCACCGCCTTCCTGGCCTGGGCCGTGGGCGCGGCGGGCGCGGGCTTGGCGCACTGGTTCGCCCCGCAGCTCTCCGACGCGGTCACCGGCCTGGTCGTCGCGATCGTCGCGTACGCCGTCCTCGAACGGGTCGTGTCGCGGCCGTCCGAGGCCGTCGGAGCGGCCGGGGCGACGGCGGGGTAG
- a CDS encoding DUF1116 domain-containing protein, translating to MSTENTELTPAARLFASDLSVVNVGLAMFDADIAAQDAKVSTLDWTPPGGGNPEAARALDALERPELAARIEAANAEAVERIMAARPMLIGFGRALDVVPGMTPTTILHSGPPIAWEDMNGPMKGAVTGAIVFEGLAKDLDEAAEVAASGRITFKPCHEADSVGSMAGVTSASMYVHIVKNETHGNIAYTNLSEQMAKILRMGANDQSVIDRLVWMRDVFGPMLKEAVEFTGPVDLRLLLSQALHMGDECHNRNGAGTLLLFQALAPGLLQSSFTTEQKKEVFDFVASSDYFSGPTWMAMAKAALDAANGVADSTIVTTMARNGVEFGIRVAGLPGQWFTGPAQKVIGPMFAGYKPEDSGLDIGDSAITETYGFGGFAMSAAPAIVALVGGTVAEAMGYTRDMGEITTAQNPNVTIPALDFQGLPTGIDVRKVLDTGILPIINTAIAHKDAGIGMIGAGITHPPAEVFTKAATALAAALA from the coding sequence ATGAGCACCGAGAACACCGAACTCACCCCGGCCGCCCGGCTGTTCGCTTCCGACCTGAGCGTCGTCAACGTCGGCCTCGCCATGTTCGACGCCGACATCGCGGCCCAGGACGCCAAGGTCTCCACCCTGGACTGGACCCCGCCCGGCGGCGGCAACCCGGAGGCCGCCCGCGCCCTCGACGCGCTTGAGCGCCCCGAGCTCGCCGCGCGGATCGAGGCCGCCAACGCCGAGGCCGTCGAGCGCATCATGGCCGCCCGCCCGATGCTGATCGGCTTCGGCCGCGCCCTCGACGTCGTCCCCGGCATGACCCCGACCACGATCCTCCACTCGGGCCCGCCCATCGCCTGGGAGGACATGAACGGGCCGATGAAGGGCGCCGTCACCGGCGCGATCGTCTTCGAGGGCCTGGCGAAGGACCTGGACGAGGCCGCCGAGGTCGCTGCCTCCGGCCGGATCACCTTCAAGCCGTGTCACGAGGCGGACTCGGTCGGCTCGATGGCCGGCGTCACCTCCGCCTCGATGTACGTGCACATCGTGAAGAACGAGACGCACGGCAACATCGCGTACACCAACCTGTCCGAGCAGATGGCGAAGATCCTGCGGATGGGCGCCAACGACCAGAGCGTCATCGACCGCCTGGTCTGGATGCGGGACGTCTTCGGTCCGATGCTCAAGGAGGCCGTGGAGTTCACCGGCCCCGTCGACCTGCGCCTGCTGCTGTCCCAGGCCCTCCACATGGGCGACGAGTGCCACAACCGCAACGGCGCCGGCACCCTGCTGCTCTTCCAGGCGCTCGCGCCGGGCCTGCTTCAGTCCTCCTTCACGACCGAGCAGAAGAAGGAGGTCTTCGACTTCGTCGCGTCCTCCGACTACTTCTCGGGACCGACGTGGATGGCGATGGCCAAGGCCGCGCTGGACGCCGCCAACGGCGTGGCGGACTCCACGATCGTCACCACGATGGCCCGCAACGGCGTCGAGTTCGGCATCCGCGTCGCCGGCCTGCCCGGACAGTGGTTCACCGGTCCCGCGCAGAAGGTGATCGGCCCGATGTTCGCCGGGTACAAGCCGGAGGACTCCGGCCTCGACATCGGCGACAGCGCGATCACCGAGACGTACGGCTTCGGCGGCTTCGCGATGTCGGCGGCGCCCGCCATCGTCGCGCTCGTCGGCGGCACCGTGGCCGAGGCCATGGGCTACACCCGCGACATGGGCGAGATCACCACGGCGCAGAACCCCAACGTCACGATCCCGGCCCTCGACTTCCAGGGCCTGCCCACCGGCATCGACGTCCGCAAGGTCCTCGACACCGGGATCCTGCCGATCATCAACACGGCCATCGCCCACAAGGACGCCGGCATCGGAATGATCGGCGCCGGCATCACCCACCCGCCCGCCGAGGTCTTCACCAAGGCTGCCACCGCCCTCGCCGCCGCTCTCGCCTGA
- the fdrA gene encoding acyl-CoA synthetase FdrA: MSITAVVRKNTYFDSVSLMSVSTKANGLDGVDQAFTAMGTEMNKGVLENLGLLTDELRAAESGDLMIVLVAEDGADTEALLAEIEDLLTRKAPASADGGEVTYRTIASAAAGIDGANLAVIAVNGAYAAREARKALESGLHVMMFSDNVAVEDEIALKNLAHDKGLFMMGPDCGTAIINNTALCFGNKVRPGSIGIVAASGTGSQEVSVRVHALGGGISQLIGTGGRDLSEQVGGIMMVDGIRALAADPATDVIVLVSKPPAASVEKKVLAEVAAAGKPVVVWFIDGSEEAVTAAGGHFAAGSLQAARKAVELAGVEGSPVEEFDAEAAADAVVSRLAEGQKYVRGLFCGGTLCDETMYAVRDAGLDVWSNIQKNADFRLPAGSASRGHTFLDFGDDDFTNGRPHPMIDPALRIERIVEEAKDPEVAAIVMDFVLGFGSHEDPVGTTLPAIEEAQRIAKDAGRHLEIVAYVLGTDLDTPSVAAQSAALRAAGVTVTPSSTETGRFAREIAKKAQA, translated from the coding sequence GTGAGCATCACAGCAGTCGTACGGAAGAACACCTATTTCGATTCCGTGTCCCTGATGTCCGTCTCGACCAAGGCCAACGGCCTGGACGGGGTGGACCAGGCGTTCACCGCCATGGGCACCGAGATGAACAAGGGAGTCCTTGAGAACCTGGGCCTGCTCACCGACGAGCTGCGGGCCGCCGAGAGCGGCGACCTCATGATCGTCCTGGTGGCGGAGGACGGCGCCGACACCGAGGCGCTCCTCGCGGAGATCGAGGACCTCCTCACCCGCAAGGCCCCCGCCTCCGCCGACGGCGGCGAGGTCACCTACCGGACCATCGCCTCCGCCGCCGCGGGCATCGACGGCGCCAACCTCGCGGTCATCGCCGTCAACGGCGCCTACGCCGCCCGCGAGGCCCGCAAGGCCCTCGAGAGCGGCCTGCACGTGATGATGTTCAGCGACAACGTCGCCGTCGAGGACGAGATCGCGCTCAAGAACCTCGCCCACGACAAGGGCCTGTTCATGATGGGCCCGGACTGCGGCACCGCGATCATCAACAACACCGCGCTCTGCTTCGGCAACAAGGTCCGCCCGGGCTCGATCGGCATCGTCGCCGCCTCCGGCACCGGCTCGCAGGAGGTCTCCGTCCGCGTCCACGCCCTGGGCGGCGGCATCTCGCAGCTCATCGGCACCGGCGGCCGCGACCTCTCCGAGCAGGTCGGCGGCATCATGATGGTCGACGGCATCCGCGCGCTCGCCGCCGACCCGGCCACCGACGTCATCGTCCTCGTCTCCAAGCCGCCGGCCGCCTCCGTCGAGAAGAAGGTCCTCGCCGAGGTCGCCGCCGCGGGCAAGCCGGTCGTCGTCTGGTTCATCGACGGCTCCGAGGAGGCGGTCACCGCCGCCGGCGGCCACTTCGCCGCCGGCAGCCTCCAGGCCGCCCGCAAGGCCGTCGAGCTCGCCGGCGTCGAGGGCTCCCCCGTCGAGGAGTTCGATGCCGAGGCCGCCGCCGACGCCGTCGTCTCCCGCCTGGCCGAGGGCCAGAAGTACGTGCGCGGCCTGTTCTGCGGCGGCACCCTCTGCGACGAGACCATGTACGCCGTGCGTGACGCCGGGCTCGACGTCTGGTCCAACATCCAGAAGAACGCCGACTTCCGTCTCCCGGCCGGCTCCGCCTCGCGCGGCCACACCTTCCTCGACTTCGGCGACGACGACTTCACCAACGGCCGTCCGCACCCGATGATCGACCCCGCCCTGCGCATCGAGCGCATCGTCGAGGAGGCCAAGGACCCCGAGGTCGCCGCGATCGTCATGGACTTCGTCCTCGGCTTCGGCTCCCACGAGGACCCGGTCGGCACCACCCTCCCCGCCATCGAGGAGGCGCAGCGCATCGCGAAGGACGCCGGCCGTCACCTGGAGATCGTCGCCTACGTCCTCGGCACCGACCTGGACACCCCCTCCGTCGCCGCCCAGAGCGCCGCCCTGCGCGCGGCCGGCGTCACCGTCACCCCCAGCTCCACCGAGACGGGCCGGTTCGCCCGTGAGATCGCGAAGAAGGCACAGGCATGA
- a CDS encoding DUF2877 domain-containing protein, with product MRCHSHAGEPRTRSGDARLPGEPRPGSDDARPGSGEPRPGSHDARPGSDGPRLPGTLRPRSGDARLLGLLRGLSGTGSVHSVFSRVVNLLTPDGTLIALAARDGGDAPRTLVLDVAAWTGQGLEAGRSVVFSDGTLTVDRPRPLRPLFLTTAGARPWHAVTPSLAALPPGGFAAAAVLLDRLCRTYGPLGGMLGPAPGAGLLETAVARALDEGRTTLVAGVRAGDGDGIRRGVLALLGLGPGLTPAGDDFLTGLALVAALPGSRLAAFVPVLRDVLAEHGARTTALGLATLSEAADGRARTELLDLLRLLAEHRPAQDLNVPVRRVLAIGHTSGGDTLSGLVAGFRLEEELRGPL from the coding sequence GTGAGGTGCCACAGCCATGCCGGCGAACCCCGGACCCGCTCCGGCGACGCCCGGCTGCCCGGCGAACCCCGGCCCGGCTCCGACGACGCCCGGCCCGGCTCCGGCGAACCCCGGCCCGGCTCCCACGACGCCCGGCCCGGCTCCGACGGACCCCGGCTGCCCGGCACGCTCCGGCCGCGCTCCGGCGACGCCCGGCTGCTCGGCCTGCTGCGGGGCCTGTCGGGGACCGGCTCGGTCCATTCGGTCTTCAGCCGGGTGGTGAACCTCCTCACTCCGGACGGCACGCTGATCGCCCTCGCCGCCCGGGACGGCGGTGACGCGCCCCGCACCCTGGTCCTCGACGTGGCCGCCTGGACGGGGCAGGGCCTTGAGGCCGGCCGGAGCGTCGTCTTCTCGGACGGGACCCTCACCGTCGACCGTCCGCGCCCCCTCCGGCCGCTCTTCCTGACCACCGCCGGGGCCCGCCCGTGGCACGCCGTCACCCCCTCCCTCGCCGCCCTGCCCCCCGGCGGCTTCGCGGCCGCCGCCGTCCTCCTCGACCGGCTCTGCCGTACGTACGGACCGCTCGGCGGCATGCTCGGCCCGGCCCCCGGCGCCGGCCTCCTGGAGACGGCCGTCGCCCGCGCCCTCGACGAAGGGCGCACGACCCTGGTCGCGGGCGTACGGGCCGGGGACGGCGACGGGATCCGGCGCGGCGTCCTCGCCCTGCTCGGCCTGGGGCCCGGACTCACCCCCGCCGGCGACGACTTCCTCACCGGCCTCGCCCTGGTCGCCGCCCTCCCCGGGAGTCGGCTGGCCGCCTTCGTACCCGTCCTGCGGGACGTCCTCGCCGAACACGGCGCGCGCACCACGGCGCTCGGGCTCGCGACGCTGAGCGAGGCGGCCGACGGCCGGGCCCGAACCGAACTCCTCGACCTCCTGCGCCTCCTCGCGGAACACCGCCCGGCGCAGGACCTGAACGTTCCCGTCCGGAGGGTGCTGGCCATCGGCCATACCTCGGGCGGCGACACCCTGTCCGGCCTGGTGGCCGGATTCCGTCTGGAAGAAGAACTGCGAGGTCCGCTGTGA
- a CDS encoding carbamate kinase: MRIVVALGGNALARRGEPMTADRLRANVRGACQALAGLAREHEVVITHGNGPQVGLLALQNLAYQDVAAYPLDILGAETQGMIGYVIQQELSNALAGEREVAAVLTTTEVDEADPAFERPTKLIGPTYSAQDAAEAAAEYRWTIARDGGAFRRVVPSPEPLRIMQAPLVSTLLDNGTLVVCVGGGGVPVRTDSKGRQIGMQAVVDKDAASAALAADLKADMLIMLTDGDFVSENWGTPEQRDILTASPEGLAEIAFAEGSMKPKVDAAIRVARAGGRTLIGPLERLDDLMARRVGTEIRADVDGGVVYVGE; the protein is encoded by the coding sequence ATGCGCATCGTCGTCGCTCTCGGAGGAAACGCACTCGCCCGCCGCGGGGAACCGATGACGGCCGACCGGCTGCGCGCCAACGTCAGGGGCGCCTGCCAGGCCCTGGCCGGTCTGGCCCGCGAGCACGAGGTCGTCATCACGCACGGCAACGGCCCGCAGGTCGGCCTCCTGGCGCTCCAGAACCTCGCCTACCAGGACGTCGCGGCCTACCCGCTGGACATCCTCGGCGCGGAGACCCAGGGCATGATCGGCTACGTCATCCAGCAGGAGCTCTCCAACGCCCTGGCCGGCGAGCGCGAGGTCGCCGCCGTCCTCACCACGACCGAGGTCGACGAGGCCGACCCGGCCTTCGAGCGCCCCACCAAGCTGATCGGCCCCACCTACTCGGCGCAGGACGCCGCCGAGGCCGCGGCCGAGTACCGCTGGACCATCGCCCGTGACGGCGGCGCGTTCCGCCGGGTCGTCCCCTCGCCCGAGCCGCTGCGCATCATGCAGGCGCCGCTGGTCAGCACCCTCCTCGACAACGGCACGCTCGTGGTGTGCGTGGGTGGCGGCGGCGTGCCGGTGCGCACCGACTCCAAGGGCCGCCAGATCGGCATGCAGGCCGTCGTCGACAAGGACGCGGCCAGCGCCGCCCTCGCCGCCGACCTGAAGGCGGACATGCTGATCATGCTCACCGACGGCGACTTCGTCAGCGAGAACTGGGGCACCCCCGAGCAGCGGGACATCCTCACCGCCTCGCCCGAGGGCCTGGCCGAGATCGCCTTCGCGGAGGGCTCGATGAAGCCCAAGGTCGACGCCGCCATCCGCGTCGCCCGCGCGGGCGGCCGCACCCTCATCGGCCCCCTGGAGCGCCTCGACGACCTGATGGCGCGCCGCGTCGGCACGGAGATCCGCGCCGACGTCGACGGGGGTGTCGTGTACGTGGGGGAGTGA
- a CDS encoding GntR family transcriptional regulator has product MTGAEEFKPESERVTRVLRDQIIEGTRAPGSRLVEREIAAELDVSRLPVRDALRDLVAEGLVTPRPRTWAVVREFTASDISDLGEVRSALEILGFRLAAQRRTRAGLAKLRADLDAELAAAAKGDGQAARRAAADFHETVTELADNALLSELNATLRSRMRWMLGQHDDFTAVAEEHAELYRGIEARDVERVEKLALRHLETSRQEAAAHQRRTAAE; this is encoded by the coding sequence ATGACAGGCGCTGAGGAGTTCAAACCCGAATCGGAGCGGGTGACGCGCGTGCTGCGCGATCAGATCATCGAGGGGACCCGGGCACCCGGCAGTAGGCTCGTCGAGCGCGAGATCGCGGCCGAACTGGACGTGAGCCGGCTGCCCGTCCGCGACGCCCTGCGGGACCTGGTCGCGGAGGGCCTGGTGACGCCGCGACCGCGCACCTGGGCGGTGGTCCGCGAGTTCACGGCGTCCGACATCTCGGACCTCGGCGAGGTCAGGTCCGCCCTGGAGATCCTCGGCTTCCGGCTCGCCGCGCAGCGCCGCACCCGGGCGGGGCTCGCCAAGCTCCGCGCCGACCTCGACGCCGAGCTGGCGGCGGCGGCCAAGGGCGACGGCCAGGCCGCCCGGCGGGCGGCCGCCGACTTCCACGAGACCGTCACGGAGCTCGCCGACAACGCGCTGCTCAGCGAGCTGAACGCGACGCTGCGCAGCCGGATGCGCTGGATGCTCGGGCAGCACGACGACTTCACCGCCGTCGCCGAGGAGCACGCGGAGCTGTACCGGGGGATCGAGGCGCGGGACGTGGAGCGCGTCGAGAAGCTGGCCCTGCGTCACCTGGAGACGAGCCGGCAGGAGGCCGCCGCGCACCAGCGCAGGACGGCGGCGGAGTAG
- a CDS encoding CocE/NonD family hydrolase → MSRAVPRSRKVLALVAGAAALAAPLALAAPAAGAEGAAAPYTVTPLRFTVEAGGRSCAVDADLYRPAGTDAAHPAPAVLATNGFGGSKSDGSTAAIGKAFAERGYVGLVYSGLGFGKSGCLISLDDPEADGRAAARLVDFLAGSIAADDGTRADFVTRDGTGDPRVGMIGGSYGGAVQLAAASVDPRIDALVPLITWNDLAYSLAPNAADRATPGVFKWQWANGFYLMGEGQPLLSPSLDPSRINSLGCLHFVTDACDTIRLLDSGRYPAAATEKMLAYARSVSPVSYLDRITAPTLIVQGQSDSLFNLNEARATYDRLRERGVDTRMIWQSWGHSGGQKAGELDLGDPEGSYVGQRVLAWFDRHLRKNAAADTGPAFAWYREGQSGYGTADRVPALSQKLYLSGDGKLVDNRTKVARGSRQYANWLVPTSHSESSLAGMIGLPDPRPYDTPGTYLGWSSAPLTEPVDLVGAPRATLRVVSPATERVQDSGDAADKLVLFAKLYDVAPDGTKTLVNRLVAPVRVPDVTRSFTVELPGIVHRYETGHRLEFVVAASDTAYSGNRGIKPVTVVSAPESTGTLSLPLVQGRVG, encoded by the coding sequence GTGTCCCGTGCCGTGCCCCGGTCCCGCAAGGTCCTCGCGCTCGTGGCCGGTGCGGCCGCGCTCGCCGCGCCGCTCGCCCTCGCCGCACCCGCCGCGGGTGCGGAAGGGGCGGCCGCCCCGTACACCGTCACCCCGCTCCGGTTCACCGTCGAGGCGGGCGGCCGGAGTTGCGCCGTCGACGCCGACCTCTACCGGCCGGCCGGCACGGACGCCGCACACCCCGCGCCCGCCGTCCTCGCCACCAACGGCTTCGGCGGCAGCAAGAGCGACGGCTCCACCGCCGCCATCGGCAAGGCCTTCGCCGAGCGCGGCTACGTCGGCCTCGTCTACTCGGGCCTCGGCTTCGGGAAGTCCGGCTGCCTGATCTCCCTCGACGACCCCGAGGCCGACGGACGCGCCGCCGCCCGGCTCGTCGACTTCCTCGCCGGGAGCATCGCCGCCGACGACGGAACCCGCGCCGACTTCGTCACCCGGGACGGTACGGGAGACCCGCGCGTCGGCATGATCGGCGGCTCCTACGGCGGCGCCGTCCAACTCGCGGCCGCCTCCGTCGATCCCCGTATAGACGCCCTCGTCCCCCTCATCACCTGGAACGACCTCGCGTACTCCCTCGCCCCCAACGCCGCCGACCGGGCCACCCCCGGGGTCTTCAAGTGGCAGTGGGCCAACGGCTTCTACCTCATGGGCGAGGGCCAGCCCCTGCTCTCCCCGTCCCTCGACCCCAGCCGGATCAACTCCCTCGGCTGTCTGCACTTCGTCACCGACGCCTGCGACACGATCAGGCTCCTCGACTCCGGCCGCTACCCGGCCGCCGCGACCGAGAAGATGCTCGCCTACGCCCGCAGCGTCTCCCCGGTCTCCTACCTCGACCGGATCACCGCCCCCACCCTGATCGTGCAGGGCCAGTCCGACAGCCTGTTCAACCTCAACGAGGCCCGCGCCACCTACGACCGGCTGCGCGAGCGCGGCGTCGACACCCGGATGATCTGGCAGTCCTGGGGCCACAGCGGGGGACAGAAGGCGGGCGAACTCGACCTCGGCGACCCCGAGGGGAGCTACGTCGGGCAGCGCGTCCTCGCCTGGTTCGACCGCCACCTCCGGAAGAACGCGGCCGCTGACACCGGCCCCGCCTTCGCCTGGTACCGCGAGGGACAGAGCGGCTACGGCACCGCCGACCGGGTCCCGGCGCTCAGCCAGAAGCTGTACCTCTCCGGCGACGGCAAGCTCGTCGACAACCGTACGAAGGTCGCCCGAGGCTCCCGCCAGTACGCCAACTGGCTGGTCCCGACGAGCCATTCGGAGTCCTCGCTCGCCGGGATGATCGGGCTCCCCGATCCCCGGCCGTACGACACCCCCGGCACCTACCTCGGCTGGAGCAGCGCCCCGCTCACCGAGCCCGTCGACCTCGTCGGCGCGCCGAGGGCGACACTCCGGGTCGTCTCCCCGGCGACCGAACGCGTCCAGGACTCGGGCGACGCCGCCGACAAGCTCGTCCTCTTCGCGAAGCTGTACGACGTCGCGCCCGACGGCACGAAGACCCTGGTCAACCGGCTGGTCGCGCCCGTACGCGTCCCGGACGTCACCCGATCCTTCACCGTCGAGCTGCCGGGCATCGTCCATCGCTACGAGACCGGCCACCGGCTGGAGTTCGTCGTCGCCGCGAGCGACACCGCGTACTCCGGCAACCGCGGCATCAAGCCGGTGACCGTCGTCAGCGCCCCCGAGTCCACGGGGACGCTGTCCCTCCCCCTCGTCCAGGGGAGGGTGGGCTGA
- a CDS encoding adenosine deaminase, with protein MHLSDNPATPAAATVSEWIRRAPKAVLHDHLDGGLRPATIVELARECGYTALPTEDPAELAVWFRDAADSGSLERYLETFAHTCAVMQTREALVRIAAECAEDLAADGVVYAEIRYAPEQHLEGGLTLDEVVVAVNDGFREGERRTGGRITVRTLLTGMRHTDRSLEIAELTVAHRDNGVAGFDIAGGEIGNPPARHLAAFQHLKRENCHYTIHAGEAVGAESIHEAVQVCGTERIGHGVRITDDIAEDGTLGRLASYVRDNRIALEVCPTSNLQTGAAKDYASHPIDELRRLGFRITLNTDNRLVSGTTMSEEFQHMVDAFGYGPEVFEEFTVAALEAAFLPLPERQRLVDEVVRPGYAAL; from the coding sequence ATGCACTTGTCTGACAACCCTGCCACGCCTGCCGCCGCCACCGTCTCCGAGTGGATCCGCCGGGCCCCCAAGGCCGTCCTCCACGACCACCTCGACGGCGGGCTGCGCCCCGCGACCATCGTCGAGCTGGCGCGGGAGTGCGGCTACACCGCGCTGCCGACCGAGGACCCGGCCGAGCTCGCGGTCTGGTTCCGGGACGCCGCCGACTCCGGCTCCCTCGAGCGCTACCTGGAGACCTTCGCGCACACCTGCGCGGTCATGCAGACCCGCGAGGCGCTCGTGCGCATCGCGGCCGAGTGCGCCGAGGACCTGGCGGCGGACGGCGTCGTCTACGCCGAGATCCGCTACGCCCCCGAGCAGCACCTGGAGGGCGGGCTGACCCTCGACGAGGTCGTCGTGGCGGTCAACGACGGCTTCCGCGAGGGCGAGCGCCGCACCGGCGGCCGGATCACCGTCCGCACCCTGCTCACCGGCATGCGCCACACCGACCGTTCCCTGGAGATCGCGGAGCTCACGGTCGCGCACCGGGACAACGGCGTGGCCGGCTTCGACATAGCGGGCGGCGAGATCGGCAACCCGCCGGCCCGCCACCTCGCCGCCTTCCAGCACCTGAAGCGGGAGAACTGCCACTACACGATCCACGCCGGCGAGGCCGTCGGCGCGGAGTCGATCCACGAGGCCGTGCAGGTCTGCGGCACCGAGCGGATCGGCCACGGCGTGCGGATCACGGACGACATCGCCGAGGACGGCACGCTGGGCCGGCTCGCCTCGTACGTCCGGGACAACCGCATCGCCCTGGAGGTCTGCCCGACGTCCAACCTCCAGACGGGCGCCGCGAAGGACTACGCCTCGCACCCGATCGACGAGCTGCGCCGCCTGGGCTTCCGGATCACGCTCAACACGGACAACCGGCTGGTCTCCGGCACCACCATGAGCGAGGAGTTCCAGCACATGGTGGACGCCTTCGGGTACGGCCCGGAGGTCTTCGAGGAGTTCACGGTCGCCGCCCTGGAGGCCGCGTTCCTGCCGCTGCCGGAGCGGCAGCGGCTCGTCGACGAGGTCGTACGGCCGGGCTACGCGGCGCTGTAG
- a CDS encoding GntR family transcriptional regulator, with the protein MAVSGQRRRPVVALYERIADAVHDGTYPPGSTLPSEPKLAAELGVSRPALREALLLLQEDGVLTVRRGVGRTVNDRPPRRGFEHVQPLEELIGAGTPLRVRALLRTVEEPTDFTTQHLLAPARAELRFWESVLTGEGAAAALSHEWAAPDELLDRVHPEFARALREAEADSGHAVHAVSMLAVLVAASRETALTAHSGITATLLGRRRGEQLGRPADTPAVLITQVVRVGETPVLAAKHMLPTGTPALPVLQSH; encoded by the coding sequence GTGGCGGTCAGCGGACAGCGGCGGCGACCGGTCGTGGCGCTCTACGAGCGGATCGCGGACGCCGTCCACGACGGCACCTACCCGCCGGGCTCCACGCTCCCGTCCGAGCCGAAGCTCGCCGCCGAACTGGGCGTCAGCCGGCCGGCCCTGCGCGAGGCGCTGCTGCTGCTCCAGGAGGACGGGGTCCTCACGGTGCGGCGCGGGGTGGGCCGCACGGTCAACGACCGTCCGCCCCGGCGGGGCTTCGAGCACGTCCAGCCGCTGGAGGAACTGATCGGCGCGGGCACCCCGCTGCGAGTGCGTGCCCTGCTCAGGACCGTCGAGGAGCCGACCGACTTCACCACCCAGCACCTGCTCGCACCCGCCCGTGCCGAGCTGCGGTTCTGGGAGTCCGTACTGACCGGGGAGGGTGCGGCGGCGGCGCTGAGCCACGAGTGGGCGGCGCCCGACGAGCTGCTCGACCGGGTGCACCCGGAGTTCGCGCGGGCCCTGCGGGAGGCGGAGGCGGACTCCGGTCATGCGGTTCATGCGGTCTCGATGCTCGCGGTGCTTGTCGCGGCCTCGCGGGAGACGGCCCTGACCGCGCACAGCGGCATCACGGCGACGCTGCTCGGGCGGCGGCGCGGGGAGCAGCTGGGCCGCCCGGCGGACACGCCCGCCGTCCTGATCACGCAGGTGGTGAGGGTCGGCGAGACGCCGGTCCTGGCCGCGAAGCACATGCTGCCGACGGGGACGCCCGCACTGCCGGTGCTGCAGTCGCACTGA